In one window of Hyalangium ruber DNA:
- a CDS encoding TonB-dependent receptor: MKLRTLGLALFGAAGLGVLPACTKDEAPPPPATPPASASATGEAAKPAPAAPAPVAVSGRGTVRGVVKFTGQPPAMADIAPSSDPACEGMVLKEQAVLVKDGKLQNVLVRVRGAVPGAPAAPTEPVVVDQSKCTYLPRVQGAVSGQALLVKNSDGTMHNVRGMAGTRALFNLAQPPSAPPVTKPMPGEVELLQLKCDVHAWMRGYISVSPHPYFATTGEDGAFSMEGVPEGTYTLEAWHETFGTKTAEVTVKKEAVSEAAFEFTATDKAL; encoded by the coding sequence ATGAAGCTGCGCACGCTTGGCCTCGCCCTGTTCGGGGCGGCGGGACTGGGAGTCCTGCCGGCCTGCACGAAGGATGAAGCGCCCCCTCCGCCGGCCACCCCTCCGGCCAGCGCCAGCGCCACCGGCGAGGCCGCGAAGCCCGCCCCCGCGGCGCCGGCGCCCGTGGCCGTCTCCGGGCGTGGCACCGTGCGCGGCGTGGTGAAGTTCACCGGCCAGCCGCCCGCCATGGCCGACATCGCCCCCAGCTCGGATCCGGCCTGTGAGGGCATGGTGCTCAAGGAGCAGGCGGTGCTGGTGAAGGACGGCAAGCTCCAGAACGTGCTGGTGCGCGTGCGTGGCGCGGTGCCGGGAGCTCCCGCGGCGCCCACCGAGCCTGTCGTGGTGGACCAGTCGAAGTGTACCTACCTGCCGCGCGTGCAGGGGGCGGTGTCCGGCCAGGCCCTCCTGGTGAAGAACAGCGACGGGACGATGCACAACGTGCGCGGCATGGCGGGCACCCGGGCCCTCTTCAACCTGGCCCAGCCGCCCTCGGCGCCGCCGGTGACCAAGCCGATGCCCGGCGAGGTGGAGCTGCTGCAGCTCAAGTGCGATGTCCACGCGTGGATGCGGGGCTACATCTCCGTGAGCCCGCACCCGTACTTCGCCACCACGGGCGAGGACGGCGCCTTCTCCATGGAGGGCGTGCCCGAGGGGACGTACACGCTCGAGGCCTGGCACGAGACGTTCGGCACGAAGACGGCGGAAGTCACCGTGAAGAAGGAGGCCGTGAGCGAGGCCGCCTTCGAGTTCACCGCGACCGACAAGGCGCTCTGA
- a CDS encoding lipase maturation factor family protein, with amino-acid sequence MGERRSLARVRWVYLRGLGLVFCLAFASLLPQLSGLLGPEGLEPAAGWLEWGRVELGAERFLRVPTLLWLFGASSLALQGVCVAGLVCGGLLVANVAPRWALVGAWACYLSLTSLGGSFLSFQWDVLLLEVALVSLPLAPGHLRPPGSVEEPRRGAMLLVRLLLARLMFMSGVVKLVSGDATWRNLTALEFHYWTQPLPNAFAYFVHQLPAALQRASVAGMLAIELGAPLFLFAPRPFRLAAGAALALLQVGILATGNYGFFNLLSLVLCLSALDDGVLARWRVFQRLTTVPAPPPRHPRARAVAFVGFAAVYALLGLSLDVERGAKVTPPAPVSWTLDQIAGLRSVNTYGLFAVMTTERREILIEGSDDGQTWREYLLKWRPGSVDEMPRFVAPHQPRLDWQMWFAALSVCENNPWLLRLQQKLLEGAPGVRGFFREGSFPASPPRYVRTRLFDYHFTDFAQWRATGDWWTRRELGLYCPPLTLSQGRLMRADRPAGR; translated from the coding sequence ATGGGAGAGAGAAGGAGCCTCGCGCGGGTGCGGTGGGTGTACCTGCGCGGGCTCGGGCTCGTCTTCTGCCTGGCCTTCGCCTCGCTGCTGCCGCAGCTGTCGGGGCTGCTGGGCCCCGAGGGGTTGGAGCCCGCGGCCGGGTGGCTCGAGTGGGGAAGGGTGGAGCTCGGCGCCGAGCGCTTCCTGCGGGTGCCGACACTGCTGTGGCTCTTCGGCGCGAGCTCGCTCGCCCTCCAGGGCGTGTGCGTGGCGGGGCTGGTGTGCGGAGGGCTGCTCGTGGCGAACGTGGCGCCGCGCTGGGCGCTGGTGGGGGCGTGGGCCTGCTACCTGTCGCTCACCTCCCTGGGAGGCTCCTTCCTCAGCTTCCAGTGGGATGTGTTGTTGCTGGAGGTCGCGCTCGTCTCTCTGCCGCTGGCGCCCGGCCACCTGCGGCCGCCCGGGAGCGTGGAGGAACCCCGTCGAGGGGCCATGCTGCTCGTGCGCCTGTTGCTGGCGCGGCTGATGTTCATGTCCGGCGTGGTGAAGCTCGTCAGTGGGGATGCGACGTGGCGCAACCTCACGGCGCTCGAGTTCCACTACTGGACCCAGCCGCTGCCCAACGCTTTCGCGTACTTCGTCCATCAGCTGCCGGCGGCCCTCCAGCGGGCGAGCGTGGCGGGGATGCTCGCCATCGAGCTGGGGGCGCCGCTGTTCCTCTTCGCTCCGAGGCCTTTCCGACTCGCGGCGGGCGCGGCGCTCGCGTTGCTGCAAGTGGGCATCCTCGCCACGGGCAACTACGGGTTCTTCAACCTGTTGAGCCTCGTGCTGTGTCTCTCCGCGCTCGATGACGGCGTGCTGGCGCGCTGGCGCGTCTTCCAGCGGCTCACGACCGTGCCGGCCCCACCGCCGCGCCATCCTCGCGCGAGGGCGGTGGCCTTCGTGGGCTTCGCGGCCGTGTATGCCCTCCTTGGGTTGTCGCTCGATGTGGAGCGCGGGGCCAAAGTAACGCCGCCGGCGCCGGTGTCGTGGACCCTCGACCAGATCGCCGGCCTGCGAAGCGTCAACACCTACGGCCTCTTCGCGGTGATGACGACGGAGCGGCGGGAGATTCTCATCGAGGGCAGTGACGACGGGCAGACGTGGCGCGAGTACCTGCTGAAGTGGCGGCCCGGGTCCGTGGACGAGATGCCCCGCTTCGTGGCGCCCCACCAGCCTCGGCTCGACTGGCAGATGTGGTTCGCCGCGCTCTCCGTCTGCGAGAACAACCCCTGGCTCCTGCGCCTCCAGCAGAAGCTCCTCGAAGGCGCTCCTGGCGTTCGCGGCTTCTTCCGCGAGGGCTCCTTCCCAGCCTCACCGCCGCGCTACGTGCGCACGCGCCTCTTCGACTACCACTTCACGGACTTCGCCCAGTGGCGGGCCACGGGAGACTGGTGGACTCGGCGCGAGCTGGGGCTGTACTGCCCGCCGCTCACGCTGTCCCAGGGCCGGCTAATGCGGGCGGACCGGCCCGCTGGACGCTGA
- a CDS encoding HAMP domain-containing sensor histidine kinase yields the protein MHPHFRGGPGRMRHMRHPHGPWRMTRLGHYIRARLHRRIFILFGLSILVTGLLVATVMNLVGGSTWRQEMERARTFASNRFAEVWDVPERRDALVQGISRDMDVDLELRDPSDALLIRTGEPCERPDLSVPVVREGTRLGQVRACYWRTRPRNPWRSILPLMLGGAVLWMASGAIARRLTRPMDDLVRAASALGAGKLETRVKLGRGASGEMGVLAEAFNDMAARIERQMADQRELLAAVSHELRTPLARMRVLTEILRDGGGDPKTLDNVDREVVELDALVGELLASSRLDFGQVTPRPLDAKELGARALERTGLPAELLSAEASDTALVGDATLLGRALANLLDNARRHGTGAEALRIIEHEGLLAFCVDDRGPGLQPGEETRIFAPFYRKDRGGEAREAGSLGLGLALVQRIARAHGGEAFAENRPGGGARVGFSVQRAGPPALAGPGTA from the coding sequence ATGCACCCGCACTTCCGTGGCGGGCCCGGGCGCATGAGGCACATGCGCCACCCGCATGGCCCCTGGCGAATGACCCGCCTGGGCCACTACATCCGCGCGCGCCTGCACCGGCGCATCTTCATCCTGTTCGGGCTGTCCATCCTCGTCACGGGCCTGCTGGTGGCCACGGTGATGAACCTGGTGGGTGGCTCCACCTGGCGCCAGGAGATGGAGCGGGCGCGCACCTTCGCCAGCAACCGCTTCGCCGAGGTGTGGGACGTCCCCGAGCGGCGCGACGCGCTCGTGCAGGGCATCTCGCGCGACATGGACGTGGACCTGGAGCTGAGGGACCCATCCGATGCACTGCTGATCCGCACCGGCGAGCCCTGCGAGCGGCCGGACCTGTCCGTTCCCGTGGTGCGGGAGGGCACTCGGCTGGGCCAAGTGCGGGCCTGCTACTGGCGCACCCGCCCCCGGAACCCGTGGCGCAGCATCCTGCCCCTGATGCTGGGTGGCGCGGTGCTGTGGATGGCCTCGGGTGCCATCGCCCGACGGCTGACGCGGCCCATGGATGACCTGGTGCGTGCCGCCAGCGCACTCGGCGCGGGAAAGCTGGAGACGCGCGTGAAGCTCGGCAGGGGTGCCAGCGGAGAGATGGGCGTGCTCGCCGAGGCGTTCAACGACATGGCCGCGCGCATCGAGCGTCAGATGGCGGATCAGCGCGAGCTGCTCGCCGCCGTGTCCCATGAGCTGCGCACCCCGCTGGCCCGCATGCGCGTCCTCACGGAGATCCTCCGCGACGGGGGCGGTGATCCGAAGACCTTGGACAACGTGGACCGCGAGGTGGTGGAGCTGGATGCGCTGGTGGGCGAGCTGCTCGCCAGCTCCCGGCTGGACTTCGGCCAGGTGACGCCTCGCCCCCTGGACGCCAAGGAGCTGGGAGCCCGCGCCCTGGAGCGGACCGGGCTGCCGGCCGAGCTGCTGTCGGCGGAGGCCTCGGACACGGCGCTGGTGGGCGACGCCACGCTGCTGGGCCGGGCGCTCGCCAACCTCCTGGACAACGCGCGGCGGCATGGCACGGGCGCGGAGGCGCTGCGCATCATCGAACACGAGGGCCTGCTGGCCTTCTGCGTGGACGACCGGGGTCCGGGACTTCAGCCCGGCGAGGAGACGCGCATCTTCGCGCCCTTCTACCGGAAGGACCGGGGCGGCGAGGCGCGCGAGGCGGGCTCGCTGGGGCTGGGGCTGGCGCTGGTACAGCGGATTGCCCGGGCCCATGGCGGCGAGGCCTTCGCGGAGAACCGTCCCGGCGGCGGGGCGCGCGTGGGCTTCAGCGTCCAGCGGGCCGGTCCGCCCGCATTAGCCGGCCCTGGGACAGCGTGA
- a CDS encoding response regulator transcription factor has product MATRVLLIDDDTRMYELLAQYLGQNGITVAHAPDGGRGLAALEANAYDAVLLDIMMPGMDGLEVCKRIRAKRQIPILMLTARGDETDRVVGLELGADDYLAKPFSPRELLARLRAVLRRAQPTAVADRLESSGVSIDVSGREVRVSGKLVELTGLEFDLLVALVRRAGRVIPRDALLGEAGRGDTVVNERTVDVHISHLRQKLGDEGSRLIKTVRGVGYVFAKEGP; this is encoded by the coding sequence ATGGCGACCCGCGTCCTCCTCATCGACGATGACACCCGGATGTACGAGCTGCTCGCGCAGTACCTCGGGCAGAACGGCATCACGGTGGCCCACGCGCCCGACGGAGGACGCGGCCTGGCCGCGCTGGAGGCCAACGCCTATGACGCCGTGCTCCTGGACATCATGATGCCGGGCATGGACGGCCTGGAGGTGTGCAAGCGCATCCGGGCCAAGCGCCAGATTCCCATCCTCATGCTCACCGCCCGAGGCGATGAGACCGACCGCGTGGTGGGCCTGGAGCTCGGCGCGGACGACTACCTCGCCAAGCCCTTCAGCCCGCGTGAGCTGCTGGCAAGGCTCCGGGCCGTGCTGCGACGCGCCCAGCCCACCGCCGTGGCCGACCGGCTGGAGTCCAGCGGCGTCTCCATCGACGTGTCCGGCCGCGAGGTGCGCGTGAGTGGCAAGCTGGTGGAGCTCACCGGCCTGGAGTTCGATCTGCTCGTGGCGCTGGTGCGGCGCGCGGGCCGCGTCATCCCGCGCGACGCGCTGCTGGGCGAGGCGGGGCGCGGTGACACCGTGGTGAACGAGCGCACCGTGGACGTCCACATCTCCCACTTGCGACAGAAGCTGGGCGATGAGGGCTCACGCCTCATCAAGACGGTGCGCGGCGTGGGCTACGTCTTCGCCAAAGAGGGCCCCTGA
- a CDS encoding periplasmic heavy metal sensor codes for MFGFLFGTACLAGLFYTLRGGPWRHRHHGRGGGRWGMRGNMRWLFERLDTSPGQEKVFVKAADELTEAFAKLKDELGPSRTAIAQALRGEQFDSSSMREVNARHDALIENLRETLRTSMSQIHEALDPRQRRELADLIEHGWGYGYRGHGGGCGGWRGGYRNC; via the coding sequence ATGTTCGGATTCCTCTTCGGTACCGCGTGCCTGGCCGGCCTCTTCTACACCCTGCGCGGAGGCCCCTGGCGGCACCGCCACCACGGCCGGGGCGGCGGCCGCTGGGGCATGCGCGGCAACATGCGCTGGCTCTTCGAACGGCTGGACACCTCACCCGGCCAGGAGAAGGTCTTCGTCAAGGCGGCGGATGAACTCACCGAGGCCTTCGCGAAGCTGAAGGATGAGCTGGGCCCCTCTCGGACCGCCATCGCCCAGGCGCTGCGCGGTGAGCAGTTCGACTCCAGCAGCATGCGCGAGGTGAACGCGCGCCATGACGCGCTCATCGAGAACCTGCGCGAGACGCTGCGCACCTCGATGTCGCAGATCCACGAGGCGCTGGATCCGCGCCAGCGCCGCGAGCTGGCGGACCTCATCGAGCACGGCTGGGGCTACGGCTACCGGGGCCATGGCGGCGGCTGCGGCGGCTGGCGCGGCGGGTACCGGAACTGCTGA